AGTTAAGCTTTTAGCAACTGTGAATAGACCTTATCTTAAGTATAAGGAAAAACCATAAAGCCTAGGGGGAGAGTGAGACTGGAGGATTTGGTGGAGAGTTGGAACGGCAGTAAAATCAGTTATTCATTCTTTAAGCTATTTGTTACCAAAGATCACTGAAGAGACTGCCTGTGTAAAACATTACTCTGCACATGTAAGACTCTCAGAAATCTCTGTAGCATCGGTAAATTTATATAGAGTGGAGAGCCCCTGCTATGTATATCTGAGGGTATCCCAACATATGAAATCAAATCACATAATtccatatttaattatttaatgtcAAGATAACTATTATATATTATCACAAAAAACACTAATGCACTTGCTGTTATATTTGTAAGTTGAACTTCTAACTTTAAACAGGGCTTGCACCTTGCTTTCATGATGGTATCAAAttccaaataaatattcttttactttgaaatttCCCTCTTCAATTAATGGCTTCCTGTTATAAAAGTTTATCTATATCTTACCTTAACTTCATTACATTAGATTGAGTCAAATGTCTGTGAAATTAAATTGCTTTCTCTGCTGAAATCAACTGACTACATAAAAATCTCTTGCCACAGTGGAATAAAGAACATAATTACATGTCTGAAGGAGACTCTTaaacaattcaattttttttttaaaatacatgaatcagccatgggtgtgcatgtgtcccCAGTCCTGAattccccttccacctccctccccatcctatccctcagggtccATTTGTTAAAAGTATTGATAGAATCTAAACTTATTTAATAATAACAGGCTTATttcctaaaattaattttaacaaattcttGTAATGCCCTTTCTGTCAACAGTAAAAAAATCTCATTCTTGGACTAACTTAGCAGGAAGacatgttctcatttttttttttttttatgttctcattttttaagaTGCTTTACTGAAGGGTACTTTTAGAAAAAATGCAGAATACGTAACAAAAATAACTACGGACATTTTCTACAAATCGAGGGGAACCAACTTATTAGACTACAACTTTGCTTACATTTAGCACCAtttgcatacatttaaaaaattgacatgttatagtttttaaaaatagttttttctctagcatctatttcttcatttcttcctagaGCACAAAGTAACGTATGCCTGCCCCCCAAAAAGATCACAAATATATGCATGTGCATAAAAAAGAGGTTTGACTATAggacattttctctttaaaaagatcTCTCAAAGGTAGAAAACATCCTGAATCTTGTTAAGAAATTGAAGTAAACATAAGACAGAGTCAccagcacatttttaaaaagacccaaTACGGGTGTGATTGTTCCCAGGCCTATGATTAAACTCAGTCTAACAAAGATAAAAGGTagatcctggagaaggatggCAAAGGAATTCAGAAGCGGGTTCCGGGGAGTGAATATCATTCGAAGAAGAGAAATGTAACTGAAGATGTAGACCACGTACACCCAGCCTGACTTGTACACCCTGGGGTGTCCGGCCACCCGCACCATTTCTATGGTGTCAGCCCACAGCGGAAAGCTCCCGAGGAAGATCTCTGCACGCACGTCCTGCTGGGACAGCGTTCTCAGGATTCCCCACTCAAAGGTGGGATCCTGGGGTCCCTCCAGCTCAGGAGAGGAGTTCCCTGTGGCGCCTCCTAGTGGCCGCGACAAGTGGGTCCTGTTGGCTGGCTGTGGGCGAGTCgggttttcttcattttgcttcgCTTCACATGTCACAGTTCTTATTTGTTGCAAATTGGTCGTATGGATGTGCCTGTCTTCATTACCTGCAACAAAttgattcatttaaattttaaatctttattaaaatgtaacttttcattcaattttatttaaacttacagggatttccctggtgatccagtggctaagattccatgctctgAATgcaggggcttgggtttgatccctggtcagggaactagatctacAGGCTGCAACCAAAAGGTCAGGCTCAGCTGCAAGGAAGACGGAAGGGCCCACAGGCTGCAACCCAATAAATAAGTGACTGTGTGTGTTActggctcaattgtgtctgactctttgtgaccccagggggtgtagcccaccaggctcctccatccatgggattttccaggcatgaatactggagtgggttgccatttccttctccaataaacaaataaaagaataaatattataaaataaataaataaatattaccttatttatatttggtgcagtcaaataaataaatttagaaataaatttaaattttaaatgctttatttaaatttttaaattttaaataaaatttcacttttaaatgctttatttaaatttttaaattttaaataaaatttaacttttccttcaatttgtttaaaatttaaacattttaaatttcaaaatttatttaaacataaaattcttaaatttttatttaaagtgaaatttttatttaaacttgaaaatgaaatatgAGTGATCTCTTATTTGAGGTCTGTGTCACACATAGAACTTCAAGATAGCAATGGATAGCACAGTGCCAAAAAATGTAGAAGCAGAGAATGCTCTTTATGTCTTTGCATTTCCTGAGGTATGGATCCTAAGTCATTCTTACCGTTTCAAAATAATACCCATTACTGATTACTGAGCTAAGTAAACACTTTCACAcattgactcatttaatcctcaggaaAAAGTTGAGAAATAGGGATTACTATCCCAGTGGATAAATATGGAAACTGGAGtctaagagagaaaaagacaccTGAATTCAAATACACAGTTAGGAATGAGCAGAGCTGGAACTCATACCCAGACTTGTCTGACCCCAATTGACAATCTCTTAACTTTATCACTTTCTAGAGGCAATACATCAAGTGCTAATTATAAACCATACACATATCATAAAATCAAATGACTCAAAAGTTCAATGGTTCAGTCTCATCACTTTATAAGAAGCCTACAGGAATGACTACAACCCAGATCTCCAGGTTTAGAGTTTGGTGCTAAGAGGGTCTTTTTTTGATCATGAGAGAGTTTTAGTGAAGGGTaactgttgggggccagcgtgaggtactccacccgtggcaaaggtcatgaggaaggaggctcgacatacgcaaaggcggaatcgagcctcaggagtccccctggaaattctcgagcatctacccccataaccagagcctgcctactttactactttgtgctctcacctacacctctgactttacggggggctgtcccccaccacctctttcagagaaggagttaacttagagctccagttaataattcctgggcgtgacaagagtgttttaacctacaaactcctctgaaggttctctagcctgcctgacaggcttgtccggccacatgtgattgctcacagcctcccaaccatgagaggcacgaaatgctttaaaccttctaaaaacaggttctttagagaagttagaaaactattagtataagtatagtgggctgattagaaattgtattggtgaagggtttttcatttgttgagccaatgtttactgctaagtctccacatcccctgcccttacacacattaatgaatatatagaagaaataagtattaacctttgatataaatcacgttagaccttaggccaagtaaattctttccttaactaaaacccactacaccctcaccctataggaatgtaactttatttgggtggcgtctgttttaagaataatcacccctggagaaataagtgttgactgaccgctgtcacaaggagagggtcataaattgtcagcaggccccctggccagaagatgatgtaacagccctaagacctctgtatacatttgtatgaagcacctgaatttaataaaagtcaggactgctgtccccgcatgacttttgtataacTTTTGTATAAcacctcagtgtataaaaacagtgtataaaaacagaccctggaaaataaagaattgagatcagttcctcgaaagactggtctccgcatgtctctctctctctcaaactctggctcagtctccatctggagcgaggAACCCGCCACTaactttgcctgggcttctaagatccgaccagggaggcctcagtgtctcctctccttcgggagaatggaaggacgcctgcggcctatgtaagtggtgcaaacttcttgtcttgaagttttattggtctcccgcgtaaaccaagctactcagcctcttttctccactgaattttcctgctgagctatcctcattctattactctttatatctctaattaatatttaaataagtcgccaacgccgtccccgctttgtataccctggatcagccggggctggaccctggcaggtaACATTCTGAACTCAAGATTTTTAAGCTGTTCTTTCCCCCCAAATTTTTGAACTAGTCAGTATGATTGTTTAGACAAGTATCTCGTTTGTGACCGTGAAGCTGTGGCTGATCAACAGGTCAGTCATCTGAATGAATAGGGTGTTCCTCGTCAGCATcacaaaagtgtgtgtgtgtgtgtgagagagagagagagagagagagagaaagtgaatatGTGTGTCTCTCCATACACACATGGGTATTAAGGTTGTGATTATGAAGGAATCTCAGATCTCAGAACTTACTGCTGATGATAGGACTTTTCTatgaaagaaacagaacattatTTTCCAAACATTTAACCACTTAGGCACCATTTTCACTGCTAAGAATTTCTCAGCTCTTGACACAGTTTACTCAGCCAACAACATGCTGAGCTGTCACATTCCTtgataagataaaatttaaagagAGTCATTAGACGGAATAACTCTAAAGGTTAAAGACACAAAGGCAATAAAATTCGTTGAAATGTACTGAGCAgaagtgaaaacattttaaaacaaataagttaTTATGATTAATGACTAACAAAGGGCTTGATGACTATAAGTAGGAGTTGTTTAAAGAACAtacctcagttttctttctatacaattattttaaaattgtaagtgTGAATTGAgtacatttattaatttaaaaaataaatttttgagatATTACTTCCCTCTGGTATGAATTATTCATAAGTATTAGGACTCATGACCCTTAGAAACTTCCTTATCAAACTTAAGATGTATTTAAGATGTCACAGTAGCATGAGTAAGAATCgttttttttattagaatatagttgacttataatgttatgttagtttcacgtgcatagcaaagtgattcagatatatatacatatatggtgaTTGAGCTACCCTgtatccaaggtcaggggcggcagccgagaggagctaccctacatgcaaggtaaggagcagcggctgtgctttgctggagcaactgtgaagagataccccacattcaaggtaagagaaactcaagtaacACAGTAGGCActgaaagagggcatcagagggcagacagactgaaaccacaatcacagacaactagccaatctgatcacacggaccacagcttgtctaactcaatgaaactaggccaTGTCGTGTGAGGCCAcacaagacggacgggtcatggtggagaggtctgacagaatgtggtccactagagaagggaatagtaaaccacttcagtattcttgccttgagaacaccatgaacactatgaaaaggcaaaaagataggacactgaaagatgaactccccaggttggtaggtgcccaatatgctcctggagatctgTGGAGAAATGActcgagaaagaatgaagggatggagccaaagcaaaaacaacacccagttgtggatgtgactggtgatagaagcaaggtccaatgctgtaaagagcaatattgcataggaatctgaaattttaggtccatgaatcaaggcaaattggaagtggtcaaacaggagatggcaagagtgaacctcgacattccaggaatcagcaaactaagatggactggaatgggtgaatttaactcagatgaccattttatctactactgtgggcaagaatccctcagaagaaatggagtagccatcatagtcaacaaaagagtccaaaatgcagtacttggatgcaatctcaaaaatgatagaatgatctctgtttgtttccaaggcaaaccattcaatatcacggtaatccaagtctatgcactgACCAGTaaggtgaagaagctgaagttgaatggttctatgaagacctacaagaccttttagaactaacacccaaaaaagatgtccttttcattataggggactggaatgcaaaagtaggaagtcaagaaacgcctggagtaataggcaaatttggccttggagtacagaatgaagcatggcaaaggctaatagagttttgccaagaaaatgcactggtcatagcaaacaccctcttccaacaacacaagaaaagattctacacatggacatcaccagatggtcaacaccaaaatcagactgattatattctttgcagccaaagatggagaagctctatacagtcagcaaaaacaagaccaggagctgactgtggctcaaatcacaaactccttattgccaaattcagacttaaattgaagaaagggtgggaaccactagaccattcaggtatgatataaatcaaattccttatgattaaacagtggaagtgagaaatagatttaagggactagactgatagatagagtgcctgatgaactatggactgaggttcatgacattgtacaggagacagagatcaagactatcaagaaaaagaaatgcaaaaaggcaaaatggctgtctgaggaggccttacaaatagctgtgaaaagaagagaagtaaaaagcaaaggagaaaaggaaagatatacccatttgaatgcagaattccaaagaatagcaaggagagataagaaagccttcctctgcaatcaatgcaaagaaatggaggaaaacaatagaatgggaaagactagagatctcttcaagaaaattagagataccaagggaacatttcatgcaaagatgggctcaagaaaggacagaaatggtatggacctaacagaagcagaagatattaagaagaggtggcaacaatacacagaactgtacaaaaaagatcgtcatgacccagataatcacgatggtgtgatcactcacctagagccagagatcctggaatgtgaagtcaagtgggccttaggaagcatcactacaaagctagtggaggtgatggaattccagttgagctgtttcaaatcctaaaagatgatgctgtgaaagtgctgcactcagtatgtcagcaaatttggaaaactccgcagtggccacaggactggaaaattttcattccaatctcaaagaaaggtaatgccaaagaatgctcaaactaccacacaattgcactcatctcacacgctagtaaagtaatgctcaaaattctttaagtcaggcttcagcaatacgtgaaccatgaacttccatatgttcaagctggttttagaggcagaggaaacagacatcaaattgccaacatcggctggatcatcgaaaaagcaagagagttccagaaaaacatctacttctgctttattgactatgccaaagcctttgactgtgtggatcacaataaactgtggaaaattttgaaagagatggggataccagaccacctgatctgcctcttgagaaacctgtattcatgtcaggaagcaacaattagaactggacatggaacaacagactggttccaaattgggaagggagtacgtcaaggctgtatattgttaccctgcttatttagcttatatgcagagtacctcatgagaaacgctgggctggaagaagcacaagctggaatcaagatttctgggagaaatatcaataacctcagatatgcagatgataccactcttatggcagaaagtgaagaagaactaaagagcctcttgatgaaagtgaaagaggagagtgaaaagttggcttaaagctcaacattcagaaaactaagatcatgtcatccagtcccatcatttcatggcaaatagatggggaaacagtggaaacagtggctaactttaattttgggggctccaaaatcactgcagatggtgattgcagccatgaaattaaaagacacttactccttggcaggaaagttatgaccaacttagacagcatattaaaaagcagagacattactttgttaccaaagtccatctagtcaaggctatagtttttccagtaatcatgtatggatgtaagagttggactataaagaaagctgagcacagaagaattgatgcttttgaactgtggtgttggagaagactcttgagagtcccttggaccgcaaggagatccaaccagtccattttaaagcagatcagtcctgggtgttcattggaaggattgatgttgaagctgaaactccaatcctttggccacctgatatgaagagctgactcatctgaaaagaccctgatgctgggaaagattgagggcaggaggagcgggggatgacaaaggatgggatggttggatggcatcactgactcaatggatgtgagtttgggtaaactctgggagttggtgatggacagggaggcctggcatgctgcagtccatgggttcgcaaagagtcagacacgactgagccattgaactgaaatgaacttatGGTGATTGACTGAGtcctcattcgtgtccgactcttgtgaccccagggactatggtctgccaggctcctctttttcagattctttcccatataagttattacaaaatattgaatagagttccctgtgctattacagtaggtcctttttagttatctattttatatatagtagtatgcacATGTAAATCTCaatttcctaatttatcccttcctgccatgtttcccctttggtaaccataagtctgaTTTcgaaatctgtgagtctgtttctgttctgtaataaGTTCatctctgtcatttaaaaaataatttcatttagttatttttggccgtgctgggtcttcgttgccacacaggcttttctctagttgcggcaggcaggggctactctctagttgtggtgagtgggcttctcactgcagtggcttctcttgttgcagagcacaggctctagggtttgcaggcttcagtagtgggctcaacagttgcagctcctggactctagagcacaggcttgatagttgtgatgcatgggcttagttgctccgtggcatgtagaatctttacagatgaaggattgatcccatgtctcctgaattagcaggcagattctttaccactgagccaccaaggaagccctgcgtcattttttaaaattagatttcacatataagtgagaccatatgacaatagaatactactcagccataaaaataaatttaaaaaaaatgaaataacaccatttgcagcaacatgaatggacctagagattatcatatttaatgaagtcagacagagtaAGGAATCATTTTGATAAATTACTctcaagagagaaaaatacacttacttttttaacttttctttgttgcaagatattattttaataatcataaaatcatcttttaaaactcAGATGCTTACTTACATCAATTGTATCTcttattttaccaaaaaataaacCAATGTAGAAAATAGAGAGTGTGTTGTGTATTAGAGTACACTCCTTCACCTCTCTTAGTAGATAAAAGTGTTCAAGAGAAAACCCCAATTCCTTTGTTAATATGAAGAATACAGCATACAATACAGGCTCTTGAGGATGACTGCAAATTCAGCATTGTTTCAAGGCCAGGAAGTGCCATCTAAGAAGTGACACATTAACAGTTTTTAAACAGTGAGGGTCATAATATCTGAGGATAAGAGCTGTTGGTTTGAACAATAAattcttatctatttatttttaattgaaggataattgctttatagtattgcattggtttctatcaaacatcagtatgaatcagccacaggtttacccatgtcccttcacacttgaacctccctcccatttccccctcatcccacccctctaggctgttaccaagccccagtttgagttccccagagtcatacagcaaattcccattggctatctattttacatatggtaatgtatgtttccatgttactctctccatacctcCCACCCTCATCTCCCCCCACAACACCCCAGCCGTGTCCATAAGTCTTGAGCAACGAATTTTT
The Bos indicus x Bos taurus breed Angus x Brahman F1 hybrid chromosome 13, Bos_hybrid_MaternalHap_v2.0, whole genome shotgun sequence genome window above contains:
- the TMEM236 gene encoding transmembrane protein 236; the protein is MASRKLIKLLVFELLEFTAFCVPTLVIMEQFAVAYSTTRHPPDKTRYWLIVSCSIAYVASVSLLIWVPVKVLLYKKRHLYQKIKGWRPVLMMCIVLTTLPSFSFSIAVTEVQKNINGSTDVLPDMLPDLPVSLVLTCLIVVDIIEKLRIYPLRGRQKSNEDRHIHTTNLQQIRTVTCEAKQNEENPTRPQPANRTHLSRPLGGATGNSSPELEGPQDPTFEWGILRTLSQQDVRAEIFLGSFPLWADTIEMVRVAGHPRVYKSGWVYVVYIFSYISLLRMIFTPRNPLLNSFAILLQDLPFIFVRLSLIIGLGTITPVLGLFKNVLVTLSYVYFNFLTRFRMFSTFERSF